In Diadema setosum chromosome 19, eeDiaSeto1, whole genome shotgun sequence, a genomic segment contains:
- the LOC140242316 gene encoding uncharacterized protein produces MVVEEQTEQLVEQATMEKETDDRGKIKMAELHLHHEQELASGLPTSRRSWPTPNITLEEHEVLVSFDVVSLFTNTPIDQSIQIVRDRLQKDSELHKRTNLTVDDIIKLLEFILSTTYFSFDGKIYRQKYGTAMGSPVSPIVANIYMEYLEEEAIASAHDDIKPRVWKRYVDDILAIVKADTVDRLKAHLDQVDDPGSIKFTHELKVDNSISFLDTKITKRPDGTTKMVVYRKNVWVIRTLMDRAHSIVTEEADLKTEEDYI; encoded by the exons ATGGTCGTCGAAGAGCAAACTGAGCAGCTGGTGGAGCAAGCAACGATGGAGAAGGAGACTGATGATAGAGGGAAAATAAAGATGGCAGAGCTCCATCTCCACCACGAACAGGAACTGGCGAGTG GACTTCCCACGAGCCGACGTAGCTGGCCCACGCCGAACATCACACTCGAGGAACATGAAGTTCTGGTCTCGTTCGACGTCGTGAGCCTTTTCACCAACACCCCAATCGACCAATCCATTCAGATCGTAAGGGACAGACTCCAGAAAGACTCCGAACTACACAAGAGGACCAATCTCACAGTGGACGACATCATAAAGCTTCTCGAATTTATCTTGTCGACCACCTACTTCAGCTTTGACGGCAAGATATACCGCCAAAAATATGGAACAGCTATGGGCAGCCCAGTGTCACCCATTGTCGCAAACATCTACATGGAATACTTGGAAGAAGAAGCCATTGCCTCCGCTCATGATGACATCAAACCCAGAGTTTGGAAGCGTTATGTGGATGACATCCTTGCCATCGTAAAAGCGGACACAGTCGACAGACTCAAGGCACACCTAGACCAAGTCGATGACCCAGGCAGCATCAAATTCACCCATGAGCTGAAGGTTGATAATTCCATCTCTTTCCTGGACACCAAGATCACAAAAAGACCGGATGGCACAACCAAGATGGTCGTCTACaggaaaaatgttt GGGTCATCCGTACACTCATGGACAGAGCACACAGCATCGTCACGGAGGAAGCAGACCTGAAGACAGAGGAAGATTACATCTAG